In a single window of the Pseudomonas entomophila genome:
- the mreC gene encoding rod shape-determining protein MreC gives MLVVLSVALMVVDSRFDLLKPVRSQMGLVLMESYWITDLPQRAWQGVAGQFGSRTELIAENEKLKTEALLLQGRLQKLAALTEQNVRLRELLNSSALVNEKVEVAELIGVDPNPFTHRILINKGERDGVFLGQPVLDARGLMGQVVELMPYTSRVLLLTDTTHSIPVQVNRNGLRAIASGTGNPERLELRHVADTADVKEGDLLVSSGMGQRFPAGYPVATVNEVIHDSGQPFAIVRAIPTAALNRSRYMLLVFSDRRTPEERATEAAIAQEEADRQGANHGQAPATPVTPAPASQAVPVAPATTPAAAPHPPAAPAQPRRQ, from the coding sequence GTGCTGGTGGTGCTGTCGGTCGCGCTGATGGTGGTCGACTCGCGCTTCGACCTGCTCAAGCCCGTGCGCAGCCAGATGGGCCTGGTGTTGATGGAATCCTACTGGATCACCGACCTGCCCCAGCGGGCCTGGCAGGGCGTGGCGGGCCAGTTCGGCAGCCGCACTGAGCTGATCGCCGAAAACGAGAAGCTCAAGACCGAAGCCTTGCTGCTGCAGGGGCGGTTGCAGAAACTGGCGGCCCTGACCGAGCAGAACGTGCGCCTGCGCGAGCTGCTCAACTCTTCGGCGCTGGTCAACGAGAAGGTCGAGGTCGCCGAACTGATCGGCGTCGACCCCAACCCGTTCACCCACCGTATCCTGATCAACAAGGGCGAGCGCGACGGCGTGTTCCTCGGCCAGCCGGTGCTCGATGCCCGTGGCCTGATGGGCCAGGTGGTCGAGCTGATGCCGTACACCTCGCGTGTGCTGCTGCTGACCGACACCACCCACAGCATCCCGGTGCAGGTCAACCGCAATGGCCTGCGCGCCATCGCCAGCGGTACCGGTAACCCGGAGCGCCTGGAACTGCGCCATGTGGCCGACACTGCCGACGTCAAGGAAGGCGACCTGCTGGTAAGTTCCGGCATGGGCCAGCGCTTCCCGGCCGGTTACCCGGTGGCCACGGTAAACGAAGTGATCCACGATTCCGGCCAGCCATTCGCCATCGTTCGCGCCATCCCCACCGCCGCGCTCAACCGCAGCCGCTACATGCTGCTGGTGTTCAGTGACCGGCGCACGCCGGAAGAGCGTGCCACCGAGGCGGCGATCGCTCAGGAAGAAGCCGATCGCCAGGGGGCCAACCACGGCCAGGCGCCCGCCACCCCGGTGACGCCTGCTCCGGCCAGCCAGGCCGTGCCTGTGGCACCCGCCACGACGCCCGCCGCAGCGCCCCATCCGCCCGCCGCGCCCGCTCAACCCCGGAGACAATGA